Genomic DNA from Acanthopagrus latus isolate v.2019 chromosome 2, fAcaLat1.1, whole genome shotgun sequence:
gttgtATGTAACAGACTTCACTGCTAGTATGTAGTGTAACCTGTGCAGGACATGCAGCCAGTCTCCTGGTGGAGATTTTATGTTGGAGCATTTGCTGCTTCTCACATGGCGGTGTTGTGCAGCCTTTTATGGTCTTATACTTTGGAGTTGGACGTAGGGAGGATAGTTTGAGAATGCTTGATGTTGGCATGTGTACAGTATAGAAAGAACGATTGCAAGATctcttgttctgtgtgtgtgtgtgtgtgtgtgtgtgtgcagagtggaACTGCAACTAACATGTTTAATTGCACCTGTTTGGTCTCATCCGTTTCCCTTGCTTCATATACCCGCAAGAATGTTTCATATGATCTTAAAATCTGATTGATTATTCTGTATTAAGTGTTAAAGTGTGTGATACACCTTTATTGCCAATGTTTAATTATGTTTCACCTGTTGTTGATTTTGACATTGAACATTGAATAGTTAGTTACTTCCATAGTTGTTTCTtcaatgtgattttaaaaaaggaagcagACTAAGCCATCTTTAAAGGTAGTGTATGGATACAAAAGAAAGCAAATTTCTAATTATTTACATAGTACAGATACgtacatatttttaaaaataggtGGATAGTATTTTTTCACTCTCTGGTTCAAATCGTCAGGCTGCACTTTGGCCTGCTTTACAATGGACAGCACCTACTCTATGTTGTTAtgagtgggggaaaaaatgctgtAAACTGCGATTCAGATCAATGAAACAATTCTTTAGCCGTGTACAGACAAAATGCAGATCCCTTCCTCCCAACAGGGTTGATGCAGTGGGGGTGcaaaggcaggaaaaaacaaagggTCATCCAGTAACCACTTGAACCAGGTTTAACTGTAAGCGCAATGTATTGCATAGTCACAATGGATAGTGCTGCGCTGGCCAATCAAGTGCTTGCAAGCACACAGCTGGTAGTTTTGTAGCGTGAATGCCATGGTCGCACCGGTCACCTCAGGACTGTTGCATTGAAAGTCAAAATCATCATAGTGATATAAACTgccttgtgttgtgtttttgtgtctgttaaaAATTCAAACTAGGGATGTTTTCTTGAATCCTGTTAATCTGTAAAGGCTGAAAATACTTACTCTACATTCACAAAGTCACCTCTGGCTGATTCTCAACGGAGCAGCTCCAGGTTGTCCTCTCTGGTGAGATCAGAGTACAGCTTGGCTTTCTGTGTAAGTGATATGGCATTCTCAGAAACAAAGGGCAGGCTGATGTGTCAGAGGACGATTTGTTAAACCAAATGGAACACTGTGGGAGGGAAAGGATATGAAGGGGTTATGGTAGATTGAGGCGGCACAGTACTGCATGAAGACTTCAAATCCACCAGTCAGTTGGGCCCCTGCTGGGGACTTGAGGTGTGGAGATTGCATGTCTCCCCATGACTTGTTTCCCCTAGGCATTGTGTGTTTCCTCATTTCGTGTTTAGATGATGTGATTGTCCATGGGTGTAGATGTTATCTTTCAATCCTTTGATAGAATGGTGGTACACCAACCTAGTATCATGACTTTGTCAAATATTGAGGAAACAAACATATTCAATAGGACTGATGTACATGGCCGCAATATTTTTATTAATACATCGGGCTTTCCTACAAAATTTAAATTGTGGCGGTGGCTGACCAGCTGGGGTGCCATAGGGCATGTGCACTCGAGACTTCTGGTATACCGATATAACATGGACGGGGATAAAATGTAATCAggcggctcttctagactcaCCAAATTATATTGGACCAAATTGGCCAAATTCTGAGAGTAAAACAAGTAATTTTGTGGGGTTTGGAAGGCTTTAATTACCATTTTACAGATGCATCTTGTAACAATGTTAGCGTTTGGGAAAAAGcccccagtgcatcacatgatgaGGTAATTACATGGCTTGGCCAGGACAAAAACTGGCTTTAAGCCCTGGCGCTCTTTGTGGCAGCTTGATATTGACGATGAGGCCAGCAGTCTTCTTCGCAGAGGAAGTTACGGTCAAGCCAACAGCATTAAAtaatcttcctcctcttcttcgttggtttaACCGGCTGCTAAAATCCACACTGCCATCCACTGTATCAGGGTACCCCCCCCTTACATTTGGGGATAATTTGACGAAGGTCTGTAACCCTACAGTGCTGTTCTGACTTTCTTGACCATTGTAAATACGAATAGGCTCTAGCCCTAGGTAAActtaaacagaataaatagCTAAGGACTGTGGTGTATGGATTAAAAAAGGtacacaaaacagtgacatttcctAAATCATCTTTATTTAAAAGACATAATGTAATGACAGCTGCTTGTTCAGATGCAGCACAGTGCAAGCATTGGTTTGGTGTTCACTAACATTTAAAGTGACACAAGAGCAACTATTCAGGGCAAACTCATAGCCAGAGGTAAACAGTGATGCACAATGATAAATATTTCTAGTAAATGGTACAGTACTAATGTTTACTTGTTTTTGATTGAGAAATTAGTATTTACAATGTACATCTATGTACGTAAATTCATATTGCCAACAAAAACCTTCGTGCTAAATAACTGCATTTTGCCCTAAATGTTAGCCTGCCATCACCATCTGGGTCAAGACCCTGCAACTTAAACATGCATGaccagacacacgcacacacacacccacacacacaaccgtGCACTAGGAAAGGTGACAGGGTCAGGGGCTCTCACAACCAAACAACTCTACAATTATGGGCATttcaccaactattttgataaattTGTTAACTCACCATTTCATTGTTGTTCTTCATGGCATGATTGTTGTTGAATGGTCATATAAACTTTATTGATCATCACAGAGCAACACATAATTGTGAATATATTATTGTGATGCCAACaatgtgcttttgttgtttcaggAATTCACACAATACATCACCCAAAATGGTAGAAAACATAAATCAGAACATCATCAAcaatagaaaaataataataggcCTAAACATAGACCTGtacacagtttttcttttttttttttttttaactcagacTGGCCAGGCCTCTAAATCTGAAAGCACTGCCACAGTCCTACAACTGGATAACACAGCCAACCAGCTTGAGGCATTACAGACATTAGGCCTGTTGTGACAATATACTTAAAACATCGTAGGACATTCAGAGATAAACAAAGCTCACATGCTATAACATGTAAAATGGACATTAAATATAGATAatcttgagatttttttttctaaggtgctccaaccaaaaaaaacatcaaataagtACACAATACATTTCCCATTTAACCAGACAATCACCATGCCATGTTTGAACGTCACATATCAATATTCCATCTTAATTAATAAAGTGAGCTTTATACATTTTCCTTATTCCCCTTATATCAACATGCTCAGTTCTGATTATATTAGAATTTGTATAAATGGTATAATGTGCAAAATAATATCTACAGTTTTAATTACCGCTTTGAGGTCAAGGCGTTACTTTGGAGACCAAGCTAGGCTGTCagtttcaaaactgtttttaaaatattgaatCGGCTTTAAAATACACACTGACTTTGTTTGTACTATGGTGCAATCGTTCAACAGGTTTCTTTTAAAATCTCTATAAAACAGGTTTCTCGTTGGAgttagaatttaaaaaaactgttgatTATAAGAGTCTGTATGGAAGCTTTTCTTTCCATTATAAGAAATATTGAaagtttatttgtttcttgATATTTCACAGGAGGCAGATGAAACTTGTCAAGTACAACCAAATGTGTCTGACAATATAAATTACAAATCCAAGcaaaatatttgtataaaaattaaatcaaaataaaatacagtccTTAGGACATTTCATAAATGGTGCCACCTGAGTAATACATAGAGTGAAAGCTTAAACATGCTTTGACTGActcacttttttgtgtttttctccaaaaaCCTAACAGAagtttcttctttcattctttttttgttcttttgttctttttgataTGCACTCTTTGACATGCATTCATGGCAGTATAGTACACTGACATGCTACAGTcgcaaaaataataaattctaCTTGTTTTAGTGGGTAACACCAAAATCGTCCATTGGCGTGGTAAGCCCATAACAAAACCAATCGTTTTTCGGGAGGCTCTTCTCTGTTAGTCCTGTACTGTTCAAGCATCttatattttaatttggatCATATGGTGTTATTTTGAGCATGTCCtcctcataaaaacaacaatataggTTGACAATTCAAGCAGGTCATCACAACCAATATTTACTTTTGTTATAAGGCGTTAATTTAGGAGACTGTTGTTTGTGCCTTGTCTGAAATGAGAAGCTAATGAGAAGTCaatccaaaccatgatgtttatTTCtaccctaaccaagtagttaTCTTGCAAAGCCTTTACCAAGAACAAATTAGTGAGGGTACAAGGCTGCCAACACCAGTGGTAatatatgtcattttgggagatctattcagttgtttaggtatATGGATAGGATGGTTATTTCCTGCACTACTGGCTCTAAATTCAATTAAACTTTCTGTATGATGAATCATGGTAAGGATTACTGTTTAACTTTGGTTCTGTAtagcttgtttgtttacaaccttTAAACCCTGGTATAGCATGTTTATTACTGACTTATTGCCACATATGTGTGACCCCAGTAATTTTTGTACAGTGTTTAGTGTCATTCAGTGTCAGAGAGTGCCACAATTTTAAATATTGACACCTCAACTGAACaacatttgttaatttttttcaatAAGAAATCAGGGTTAAAAAGTTTACGAGAGGGTAGGAACAGTTGCGCTGATGACATTATGCTGGACCTCTGCTATTGAAGGAACATATTGAAGTCAGCTTTTAACCTCATCAGATGCTCAAGGTATAACGGATACTTCCCTGAAAGGGATGGCAGGTCAACAAAGGGGAtacattttggtcattttgcacGCAAAGGGGATCGTGGCCCTCTCAAATTGGCTACTGGTCATGGTTCTTAACTATTTAAAAAACTCCCCCAACCAACACTCTCAGCTGTTGTATGATGCTTGCATTGTGAATGTTTTAGGTCTGCCTAGGCTACATTTGGCCTATATTTGTTTCCTGTTGCATCGatagtttagttttattgtgttgtttgtcttgtggtTTGTCAGTAGATTAGTTGACAAATCTTTGTGTATATTGTCATTGCCTTGGTTTTCTGAACTCTCAAACACATTCAGGTTCCGTTTGGCTTCACCAGACTAGAAAATTAGACTGAAAGACTAGAAACAGACTAGAAAATCACTGGACACCTTAAAGTAGTTCATGTTATTACTTTGATTAATGCCATCTTATTTTTCCCCTTTCCCTACAgcatgaatattaatattactatattatattgtattaccAGTTGGCATCAACATTTGTTATGTGATTGTGGTTGCAATGTTAgcttttcactttaaatctgaCTTTAATATGTTTTGGAGTTTGATAAACATGTTGTTGTGTGGTCAATTCTCCTCACTCCAACAACATGGTCCTTATCCAGTGTTGGAGGAATTTTAACCCTGTGAAtacaacaacagacagattGAACTCTGGACTGGACCTGCTACTAGAACTTCTTTGTTCAGGCACGTACATAGGGATGGACGGTATAACCAGTAAAGACATACAGTAGCAATATCAAACATTTGGCTAtgctgtttgtatttgtatagAATTAATTTTAACCGTAAATTCTTATTAAGCTGTCCTAAATGATCTGCTGCAGGGGTCTATTTTGATATAATCACTTACCGGCCAATAACAACATCAGCATACTGCATCCTGTTACACAAATAtatgcacaagcacacatacacatacacgtCAGTATTGCTAACAGAGGAATATTACAGCGGACTTTACAAATGTCCCCTGTTGGCTTGCAAGTCCACTGTTGGTGGAAGTGTTAGAGCGATCAAGTCCACTGTTAGTTAGGTttacaagtgcacacacacatacacacacattgttttatgttaaaaaaagcaGGAGGATAAGTAAAGACAAAAGGCCCAAAAGATAAAGACATTTCTGTTAAAATCTGCCTCATTCACAGCAGACAGTTTGACGTGTGACATTATTTAAAGGTTCAGATATGCAGTAGTTTACTCTATTGTTATTCTTCTTAATCATTATCATTGTCTGTTACTGCTGACAGAGGCAGTGCTATGGCAGTgcaattttcacattttcaaaaatgtgacataattTATTGAGATTGTTTGTAAAAGGAGTGCACATGAATTGGACTAGTGTtgtcaaaaacactgaaatatcaatattgtcaacgctgaatatttgaaactgtttcaaTATAATTTTTCATGATATTGATGCCAGCTGTGGTTTCCTTGCTCTCTTGTGTCCGACAGCGAGTTGACACAAACCCCTGCAGTGTCTACATAGGTCCATTTCATCCTACTCTTTTGAGTATGGTCAAAGGTATTTTATCGTAAATGCAGTTATGCTTAACATGAAGCACACAAGCCTTGTTATattcatcaaattaaaaacattaggCCTTCAGTTTTGTGTCAATTTTTCCCCATGCTATCAAACAAGGtcataaatatcaaaatattcataattttattttcatatcaaagttagacaatacattttttgttccATTGTAGGAGTTTTTGCAGGCACAACAGAGAGTATACATTTTACACTCAAAGAAAATGGAGAGGGTAGATATAATGCACTTTATAGCGAAAAGGGAGTTATTATcgtcacagctgctgtcataATTTACTGGGACACTTAAAAACAGAGCCGTCATCGAGATGATTAGCAGAACCTACTTTTCCCTCTATAataagtcaaaatgtcttccgtgaaaaagtgaaaaaaaaaacaaaaaaatgaaagaaacctTATGTGGGGAATGTTTGAGAATGTTCTCCAGCTCCGACACAAGCAGACATCACTGAGACGCATACAGACATCATTTTGCTGAGTTGCTGAATATTAGTTGTTTGTCTGATGTGAAGGAACATTACACTTGAGCTAACTGTGCGTCTATGTTAAGACATGATTGCCCATACAGGCAGCTGAGAGACATGGCTTTAAGGCAATGTTGAAAAACTGCTGATCTCACAGTATGTTAAACCCAACAAGTTGGACTGCGGATGTTGTGAGACAGTGGAGCGAACAACCATCGCACACCAGATAAACATGCAACCTCCTGCTCTGCAGTGTAATGAGCTTTTCACTTCCATCCAGTGTGAAGCCCTGCTGCCCAAACCACTGTGAACTGCATTGATACTTTTACAATTTTTCTGAAGGCAATGAAATTACGATACTGCAATTTTGTTACAAACTATACTGTGGTATAGATTTAAGGTCATACCGCCCAGCCCTAGCCTTATAGTTTGCTATGAACATTCCTTATCATGAGATAGATTTCAAATGCAACTGATATTGACTTCAAGCAACAGGATTATGTCATATGTGTTGCAGAAAAGTGTTCCTCTGGCAACACATCGTATGCACACATATAGAAATACGCACGCAGACATAGACACATCCAGTAAACCCCCACACACAAAGAATCACActggcacacacgcacacacatgcagagataATGGAAGAATCAGTGTAGGATGCTTCGAGCAGTGGTTACTATAGATCTTCAGGAAGGGGTCGCACATGtctggaagaaaaagagagaaagagagacaaacaataATTTGACCCAGAACTTTAAATATGCTTGGTGGATGCCCTTATAAATAAGCCTCTCTGGAGGTAAAGCCAGCAGGTAGAGAGATCTGgggcacaacacacacacgcacacacacacacagaaatatccACGCTTGCACACACTTATTTTTACCACTTTTGGGGACATGGCACATCCACAGTCCTGTTCTGATGGAGGTAGTATATCAAAGTACGGCTTGGTACGAATTCACAAAAGAATGTATCCTTAACTGCGATGCCAAGCAAATAGCATGCATCTCAGTGCTCAGGTGCTATTTGTATGTTTCTAAATGAGGTAATATGCATACATTTGGTGCAAAATTAGTCCCTTTCCATGCAAATTAACccctttgcaaaaaaaaagtccaattCAAAAACACCTGCGCTAACAGCTACATGCAGATAGAGTGAAAATTATTAGCATCTTCAGGGGGTTGGTGCTAAGTGAAGCACGTTTAAGGGGGTCATGATGGGGTCTAATTGCTCAGACTTTTGACATTTATCATTGTTGTTGCGCATGTGATAGTAAGGTAACTGTTCACTCTGAAGAAGTCCCTCCTGATTGAAATTAAGGTTCGTGTGAGCTCAATCAGGAAGACTATCCTCatgttattcattcattaattccccctctcttttcctcttctccttcctcacaTCAGCTGAATAGCGGTGTGTACTCTTTTGCAAAAATCTCTACCAGCCTATCTTATCTTCCCTGATCTCCTCTCTGTTGCCGTGAGTCGCCATTTCAGCATGTGCTTTATACTTCGCCACATGTAAAATTGCAATCAGATGCAAAACAAGGACAAATTGCACACAGCTACAAAactttttcaacatgtttgccAGCGCTGTATTGTCATTTAcaatatcacaatatctgtTGTGAATCAGACCTTGAGTCAGGGCAGATAGTGGTTGCAAAAATCCTGACAGTGTGGCTTTGCTTTAGCTGGTTCTGTGATATTTACCGTAGCTATATCTCACAGTTTTCTATACTGAGTCAAGTCAAGCTCTACAGCAGATGTGCCGTTCatgacagacaacaacagcCCAAATTGGTCGACATGAGCATGTATTTACCAGAGGAGGTGTTGGGGTAAGGGCTCCACAGACCGCTGGTTCAATCAAATGCCCCAGCTATGGTTGTCTATAAATATAAGAGAAGAGATGCTCTTTCAGTAAATAGAGGTTTGAGGTTAGTAAGCCATTTAGAGGAAAGAGGGTCCTTCAGCCATAGACACAGTTACGTCTCAGCTGTCTggtttttctttgtgcattATGTTGAACAGACACTGTTGTGTATAGCAGGACTCAAAGAGATAAAACCTAAGCTATGACTATATATGTCATTAAGCCCCATAATTTGTGGTCTGAGCTGCAGAATTTAGGTTTGGATCGTTGAATAATGTGTAAGTATACGTTTAATTAAGGGTCACAAAACGTGGACACTAGTATACTCTTAATTCAATGACAATTTCCTGGTGTATACAGCTTGCTCATATGTTGCTGTAATACTGGCATATGCCGTTTAAAGTGACATGTCGCTGCATTGCTTACTGCCACACTATGTCACTGTTggccattgttttgtttcttctgtataaaatataaacacaaaacatgattaTGGTAGCAATATCTAGGGTGCTGACATACAAATTTATGTGCAATGTACTTCTGTCCATTAACTAGTATTTATTGCGTTTGGATGCGTATGCTTTCGTTAACATTAGGCTGCTGTTGTATgcaacatgaaaatgacatGTCACTCTTGTTCCTATCCACTGATAGGTGACACTTTGCACCAGTAGGTCCAATGAAAAACTCATAGTGTGTGCCATGACATACTGGAAGAAAACCATGTCTTCTGGGCAACAGTGCTACACATGGATAGCTAAGGCAGCAAGGCAACTATTAGCTCTGTACAGCTAGCACAGCCTGCCTAACTGACTAACCTGGCCACCTGccgaattcatactcaaaacaaagggggcagcatatcactagaGTAAGCCTGATAGCATGCGAACCTCAATAAATATGTCTCTCAATATCTCTGCAACATCATTGCATGCTACTGATAATTTTAgttgatttttaaaagttttcaactaaaatccTACATACTGCACCTCTAAACTGATTTGCTTGTATCACCAAATTTAGTAACCTTGGTAGTTAGCAAGTAACTAGTGTTGAATGtacaaatgttaaatatttacagtttacTGTTCGACGTTTTTTGTTataagaaattacatttttaaagttgaaataatgacaacagcagcatgGTGTTTCGAGTAGACTGTCAGGCATGCCAGTAAAAAAGCATTGGCATCTGTCTACTTATTAGAGAAACACAGTGACAATACATCCCAATCAGCAGTGGAATATGCCAGTGTAAATCTGTATATGTTGAAGGGAAGTGGTTGAAGTGAAAGGACTAAAACAAAAGTGGCATTCCATTCGCTCAATTGTGATCTTGGTGCTACTCTTCTACTTGAATATTAAAGGTGTTATGGTGAGATTTCATACTTGGTTCCCTCCTCTGCAACACCTTCAGCATCCagttttccctcttcctccatcttctcctctgaAATCAGTTCCTGTTTACGGTGCCGACGGAGACATTTCACTACCACCATGGACAGGATCAGCAGAGCTAATGCCCCGCCCACCGATGCCCCTATTGCAACTGCAATGGTTGAATCTCGCGGAGGGGGAACTGAAGAGAGGGGAAAGGGTTAAACAAGTTGTAGTCAAAGGATGGAGACCAGTGCAATGCTGGCTAAAAGCCTTACTGGGCTGATTAAACAGAGTGGAAAGCAAGAAAGTGCTGCTGGGTTAGCTTGTGTCATGCGTGTGCGAAAGAGATGCTGAGGGACTCAGTTCAACCTCATGTTGgccattaataaataaaaagctgacTCATCACCACTTGGTCTTCATGctccatgaaacacacacaaaatggcacACACTGTATGTTGTATATGATTATTGCATGGCATTTATCCGTTCAGTACAGTGGCCCAAAGAGCTCAGATCACTGCAAGGCACAAGGAAAGGATGGTAACCTTTACACCACTTTCACATTTAGAGCAATTATCAGatgcttttatccaaagtgacttacagtaattcatgcatacatacatacactgatgcACCATGCAgggtgctgaccagcacatcagtagcagtttggggttcagtattttgcccaaggacacctCGACATGCAGACTCTGCCCCACTTTGACAACACATGCAGTATATCatatttagaagaaaaaaaatatatgactAATTTCAGATTCTCAGgtgtgaaagtgttttaaatCTGTGTCTTGGTCAAAAATATGGGAATGAATTTAGTCCATCCACCTCTAACTTGTATCTGCCTGTGTGATCATCTGCAAAAGCATCAACTGAGCAAAGCTACAAACTGAGTGTTTTTAGCCATATTTTGACACTACAATTGAAATAATTCATGAGACACAACTGCTACTGGCTGGCAACATAGCTGGCACTCCCACTGCCTTGACAGAGGAAAATGCCTGCTCAGTCTGTGGTCACATATATATGTGCCTGATTGCCTGATGTAGACCAGTAATGGAGAACTGGACACACAGAATGAGTCGTTTGCTTAAAGCATGCATTTTGCAGACACTTTGAACACGGTGAAATATTGAATAAGATCAGTGAAAAGGTGAAGAATGCTATTTTCATGCTCTTGCAGCTCTAAGTAATATCTCTGACGGCAAAATCTAGCCGAGAGTCAACagacagtatgttttttttagtagCACTCTCCCTTAAAAATGCACATCCCCATTCTGATTTAGCACAGAATAGCACTTGTAAGTTTAGGTGCTGGGTTTGAATTTGAAGTTCTGAGACATGCCAATTTGAGCTGTTACAAAATCAGAGAGTGTATCTTTGAGGCAAGCGTTACAATCTATAAAATTATAGAGGGCAGGGTGAGTATCTTACGTTCAGTAACGACTTTGAGCTGTATGATACCGTGTCCCTTGATGCGGTCTGGGGGGTTTCTCACATGGCAGTTGTAAATCCCCTCGTCCTCCAGCTGTACATCTGATAGGGTGAATGACAGGTCGTTTTTATCAAGGTTCCCTGCAAACATGACCCTGTCTCCAAACCGCTCGGAAGGCACAGACACCATTCCTTTTTTCCTAACGAATTTCATAAACTatggagagacagggagagagagagagagagagagagagagtttaaaTGGGCTAGAGTATAGATGTAATCATACATTATATAAGGACCAACAAGTAGCCCGGGATGTGTCCAGATGTGCCTGTGCGATCTAAACCTAAAGCTGGAACAACCAACAAAATCATAACAAATATGAGTCTGAAGCAATTAAAACTATAAATCCACTACTAATACATTGTTGAAAATAACTGGAAAAATAATAGACTGATAACCAACCCCTCAGTTTTGAGCGTACATGTCTAGAAATAGGTGTCCTGATTCTTGTTCCGGCAAAGTGCTGGGGCTACATGGTCCTCCAAAACGGAGATTATTCAGAGGCACACAAACCGATGGTTACAAGAATGTCTGCCGTTTTGAAGTATTACAATTGTTTTCTTTACAACAAGCAGAAAACCATTGACCAGTTTCAGGTCATGTCTCcatagctaactagctagctgtAACTTTGCTATCActgatttgtgcatgacagtcccacattttcatgtatttcaatGTTGCATCCCCCCTTTGATAGCATATAAATTAGCACAAAATTTAGTTTAATAAAGTCCAGCAGGGAAGTTGGTGCCCTTGGAACCGCTCCCCTTATATCGGCACAGACTTGCTGGGGAGCAGCATGGGTTTGTTAATGTTAGCCTATGAAGTACAGCTAAGAAGTGCCCTTTTGTATTTGATGGCTAGTTTGATTGCATGAGGGTCCATGCTTTTCCATCTATATCAGATGACACAGTAACAATAGAGAATTCACCACAGCGGAAGACGCCATGTTGAAAAAGTCTGGTCGTAACATAACTGATGGAAAATGTGGCTTGAAGGGTTGTCCCATTTCACAGAGTAACATTTCAACCACTACAGATAACTCTGTTCTGAAGGGCAAGGGGGCACTCGAAAACATAGAGTAGGGGCAAAActtggaaatggaaaaatggaaatgggTCTGGGCTTCGATCACTTGACTTTGGGGGCGCCTTGGTCCATTTGACACCTTTATGCAATTGAATCAGCGGCCAGTGACAGATCAATAGAGCAAATTATGTCAGCGCAgagctccctggacaagtttCTTCCAAAAAC
This window encodes:
- the scn2b gene encoding sodium channel subunit beta-2: MSSGAQENRRSAGVQLLSAALPLLLLALSGCSSMDVNVASSINALNGTTVKIACVFTSCYKMDTAKFDMNWTYQETANDTEDMFMKFVRKKGMVSVPSERFGDRVMFAGNLDKNDLSFTLSDVQLEDEGIYNCHVRNPPDRIKGHGIIQLKVVTELPPPRDSTIAVAIGASVGGALALLILSMVVVKCLRRHRKQELISEEKMEEEGKLDAEGVAEEGTKHVRPLPEDL